The segment aaatgggAAATATTACCAGAGAGTGTTCATGGAATGTATACTGAGGAATATCCATGTCGTATATTCACTGATACAAAGGTTAAGActgtttcatcatcagcttGAGCATTTTAAATAGATAGgtttacaatttcaagaatACATAATTGGTCTTATTGAAAACTGGGGGAATATTGCTGGTAGAGCATATAATCCAAACCAACATGATAAATACGCGATGGAAGAATCGTAGTCTTTGTAGTTTTGCTCTGATGTGAATTCCTTTTGACTTGATACATGGGTATGCAATGTGTCCAATGTCTCGCAaggatgaatttgaaaccaagGTTGATTTAATAAATGATGGTCGGTGATTGATATTTCAACTACTTTATTCAATATTAACTTGGATGATTCTCTAAGgttttcaccaatttcaacaatatcaaaattaaGTCTCTCGTCGATATAGATCCTGAAGCAGAAGATTGGCACTTGATAAAAATTATCATAAGATATGGTGAATTCTAATCTTGCATTATTGCCAAAGGTTATGCACGCAAATAGGTAATTCTCGTCATTCACATGTTTCACATCAATAGCAACAACTTTAAACTTGATCATAGACTGGAGATTATCCAAAAGAACACCCTTGAATTGTCCGATAGCTGCATTGAACTCTTGATTGGTGAGGATATTCATTTCGTGTTTGTCATTGTGTTTGTCAAAAAGAGCTTACACCTCTTTGCGAATAAGCAGCAGATACTAGTGTGCACTCAATTTACTGTATTTGTACGAACAAATTGTTACTCTTTCTACATTGaaggaaatcaaaaatgaattcaacaaaCGCCTATACACTTACTGTACAATTAAAACAAACTATCCTCCTATTCCCAACAGCCTCTCTTTATGACGTGTCCATCTTGCTACCTTAATCTCCAACAAGTATCAACAACTCACTTACTTGCTGTTCTCTTCTTTCGCCTTCCTTAACCCATCACTGGGTTTCGGTGTACTCTCATTTAAAAGTCCACTTTTACCATTGGCAAATATCTGAGCATTGCTAGCACTTATACTATTTCTCACTGACATTTCCTTCATTCTTTCAGCACTCGGATGTCTTGAAGGAATACCTTCACCAACTCCTCCACCCAACCCCGATAGATTCTTTAGAGCGCCGcctttttgtttttgcatAGCATAATCTCCACTATCAAAATACTTCTTATCATGAAATTTAGAACTTaaaatttgttgtgttgttggtaATTTACCATACATTTtataaatcttcaattcttgtgGTGATAATTTAGATAGATCAAGATGTTGGGTGTTTTCTGGTTCCGCCAAGGGGTCTCCTTCTGCATATTTCTCAGCCATATTTGCTAATTACAATTGGATATGTCTTGAGTATAAGCGGTGTGTGGATTCAATGAAACTGTAATCAGGGGAAAATGCACAGGCAGAGGCGTCGTAATTTGTCTTAGAAAGTCACTTACAtagcaaaatcaacttaAGTATTGATGTATGGATGTGTGGGGATAAGGAAGGTGAGTTTGGTAGCGATCGATTCTACTACAAtggtttcaaatgttgCAACAAGCCAAAAAAGAGGCAGGGACGGTTTTTGGGAGGTGATGCGTTTGAAGAGTATCTGAGGTGGAAGCAACAGGTTTGCAGCATCCCCGGCTTACAAATGTCTGATGTGGATCTTGGAAAGGGAAAtatacaaatttgaaaatccaACTTGAATACGACCTCTATATGTGATCTCCAAACTCACAAGCGCTGCTACGTGCTAGTGTTACTGGTAGTTGGGGTTCTATTCTGAGGATTGGTGAACAAAGCTGCTTTACACTAAATTGCATTAGtataaattcatcaaaagtgaattgaagttgcaaaactcAAGAAGTGCTAACGttaaaattacaaaattgCGCTTTCGAGTCAGGTATTCTGAGCTATTAGTAATACCTTAATCCAAAAATAAACGCTTGGATTGCCCATACTCAACTTCATTTGCTTAGTCTTAGTTGAAATCCGAGAGGCGATTTAGCCACGTAGCTAACTTTCGAAATTTGACTCTATAAAGACCTCACACTGGTGTTCTAAGAAATTTAACTTCACAAAAATTTCGGTCCTGTCTTCTTGTAGCCAATATCTCTACACATACCACCCATTTACATCAAAATGAGTCAAATTTAAGATCAATATTTAGTTATAAAGTTTTGATCATGGTACACGACAGCGTTGTGACGCAGTGGAAGCGTGCAGGGCTCATAACCCTGAAGTCCCCGGATCGAAACCGGGCAACGCTActttttgttcttcttttttgatgTATTATATACCAAAGTAAAATAATATTTAATTTGTCACATTTGAGGAACAGGTTAAAGCAACAAGCTTTATGCCACACAATATACTCGAATAAGCTCTTtactcaattttttgatccattgaatttgtatttttgatcaaaaagtGGAATCTACacaattgttttttgtttttttcaGCAATTAGTATACAAATAATGATCATAAGAAACCTTgtaatattttcaaaaatgatactggattttcaaaattggctCGAAAAGCTACCTAGTATCTATACTTACTCTTCTTAATACAGGAAGATACATTCTTTTGTGGTTGTGCATCGCTTATCTAAGTTATAACATATGGTAGCGTATACTCAGTAAACTTTCTGACGTGGTCTCTTGCCcaaagagagagagagagagaaaaaacTTAAAACAAACACGGTCTCCACGAAAAAAACCTTGATCTATTATTTCTTCACCAAAGAGTCAACATTTCTATAAGCACAAACGACAATGGTATGTTCAAAGTGGTTGTTTTGTCATTCATATACTTTGTATGGGACCTTCTAACAAACTTTATACTAACTTTGTAGGCTTTACAAacaccaaaacaaagagcGGCTAACgccaagtttgaaaagaaagttaCAAAACAATGGGGAAAGCCTAAATCAGATAAAGAAAGAGTTGAGTATCCAGTCTCCAAAATTTGGttatttgtattgttgttcTTAGTAGCTGGTGGTGCTGTTTTGGAGTTAATCCGAATGCTTTTCTGAAGAATTCAATGGGGAGAGAGGAGAATACAAAGAGGTGCCAATTGGGGAAGGAGATACACGGAACCCAAAAGAGAATCAGAAGGAGTTAATCAAACCACAACCATTCTTCGTTTTGTATTATTAGAGGATATCACGGTGATTACACCAAAAGCTAGGGAAATACTTGAAAGTAGGTTATAAAAGTTTCAACTGtttaaataaataataaatGGGTCTTTTAGCTTGACTTATGCAAATGCATGTATCTAAAGCATATGTACTAAATGCGTCAGAAGAATGCAATAGTTTCGAAGACGTCAAATCCCCATCTATAACAATGAAATTGCGGTGAATAACAACCAACCAAATGTGCAAGTCCATGGAGAATAATTCAACGAAAATCCACTGTTTTTCGTTGACGAAGTTGAGTCACCACGTCCACTTGCTCTTGTTATATTTTGACCACCCTCCACAGGAACAGTATtataaacaatttcaatatgCTCATCAGCGGTGTAGTAAGCTTGACCGATATGAACTTCATTATCTTCCAAATCGTAAACGACGTAAGCGTTTCTTAGGATATTGTCCCCCAACAACACATACAATGAGCCAACAGATATTTCAAAGACTCCCAAATAACATGTTGAATTTAAGGATGATTCAATCACCAAGTCAGAAACAGGTACTCTAATACTCTTGTTCGTAAATGTGATGTCATATGTCGACTCTGAGTTCTTGTACTTACAATCAATCACATAGGCGCCGACGTAGCTAGAAAACTGTCCATTGAGGGTTGTGACAATGTCTCGAATTTGTGACCTGCGAAAGTAAGAAAACGTCGAGCTTGGGTCCAATACTGCATAATCCTGTCCCACCAAAATCTCAAGAGACTCACTTTCGTTATTAATAGTTAGTTGGTTGATCATCACTTGAAACCTAGTGGGATGTTCATCCTCGTCAAATGTCTTTCTTATTGGTAATGTCTCCAATGTTCCTTCATATTTAGCATGGTCTACAGCTCCAAACAACACTGCACCGGTATGGGCGTCAGCTTTGTCCAAATAAAATGAATAAACTGCTTTATTAATAACACCagatgatttcaatttcgcAGGTAGGTTCTCATACAGTTGATTAGACCGTTCCCACAATTGTAATCCAAGTCCCAACACCCCAATGTTACTCGAGGTTTCATCAGCCACTGCAAAGCTTAGATCACTCACTGACGTATTGCCAATTATAATGGTATCTTGTCCCCAAACACCCTTCACAAATGTGTCATCAGCGTAGCTAATCTCAAAGAAATCAGTATCATTGTACATAAATGTATCAGAGTCATCTGTGTTGAATGAACCGTATGATGTACATCCGTTCGATTCATTGTCAGCAGAAGAGTGCAAGACTTTAGAGACAGAGTCTTCACCTGGATCTGGGTACGTCGTGCCACCAAGAAAATCAGTGATATTGTGTGAGTTAGAATCAGCGCGCTTGAAAGAATCAATAAACAGAGGCTCTTCAGACTTGGAAGGCTTTTGAACAGTATCTTGTCCTTTTCCGTAATTGCCTATCAAATAATTTCCTTTATTGATGGGATCTGTCACACCAGACTCAACATTGAAGATACTTGCAATCTCTCTTTTCTTGATCGAGGCATGACAATGAACATCGGACGACATAACCCAAAAATCCGAGCTCCCTGTATCCACAAGCACACGATTATTTTCGCGGTTAGATCCAATAAGAAGATCAGTAATGTAGCGTGTTCGTTCAAGGTTTAATTCCATAGGCAAAGCGCCTTCTTCGCCAGGTTGTTTTTTAACTTCTGAATTGACTGATCTTGCTAGGttccttttcaatgatCCTCTGCTAACattgaaattcaatttcatgcTACCGGGGGAAGCTGATGCATGGGTTGTGTTGTCTGTTGCAACTAGTTGCCATGTGCAGAATGCGACAGTGAAGGAAAGGTACGAGagcttcattttcaaaggGTTTGAATCCTATTAGGATGTCCTAATAAATGTCACtacatttggatttggtcTCATTAAATAAACATTTGCAGCATCCAAGCAATATTAGTAACTCGATGAATAATGAAATTTATAAATTGTGTTTGTCACTCTAAATTAGTTTTCATGAGAATTTCTTGTCTtagaaattgatttttttctgCATTGCTTCCCAATTACGAAGATGATACGAGTAATACAACTCCAAATTATAATGTACCCTAAACTAGACTCCCTATGTAAAATGTAATCATTGGATAGAAGAGGTTTTAATTCCACAGTGTGTACCGTCAAACCTTTGAACCCTGGATAGAGAGCGTTAAATTAATCTACGATATCTCTTGAGTTTCTGTTCATAGTATTACGTCCATGAAACATCTCACTTACAAGTTATGACGATAGTTTACTCATTATTAATGAATGATCAGCAGCTCcttaaattcaattgttttatttaCCTGGTTTTTTCTCTCCATCGTTCCATTCGTAACTAGATTTAAAAGGACAAGAAAAAATGTAAACTGCATAATCGTAAACATCAATTCGACCTTcccttcttttctttggCTTTCCACTACTTTTGAGGAGTATCTGATTTCATTTCAGTGTAATTTCTGACCCCGTTGAATGTTCCCACCAAGCTCAGGGCTCATTAGCAAGCGTCTTATTGTGTTGTTTCTACATTTATGTTAATCTTTTATCGATTGAACTTCCATGCATTTAGATTAGTATCTCCGTCTTTCTCTCGATTCATTTTTGTGAcacaaaaaccaaaatttaGTTTCTTGCAGTTTTCTTGGAAAAGTGAAAAGATCACCGATTTTAACAAATGATGTCCGTTATTATCCAACAAAACACCATGAAAGCTGAATGAAACGTATAATAGTGGCGAGAGTAAAGTTGGTAATCAATTTAAACATTTACCCTCAATAGTTA is part of the Candida orthopsilosis Co 90-125, chromosome 2 draft sequence genome and harbors:
- a CDS encoding Ysy6 protein (S. cerevisiae homolog YSY6 localizes to endoplasmic reticulum), with the translated sequence MALQTPKQRAANAKFEKKVTKQWGKPKSDKERVEYPVSKIWLFVLLFLVAGGAVLELIRMLF